From a region of the Rhipicephalus microplus isolate Deutch F79 chromosome X, USDA_Rmic, whole genome shotgun sequence genome:
- the LOC119187641 gene encoding uncharacterized protein LOC119187641: MTPLWGVVVTWSLLVLCPGIESHSTAAHLWQRLRQMTLPGRQRDRPRPTTSMFALEPDLRGPFLYGRGNLPRLPWQKLYVYNRPMGFRHWRRENPPSMRGRKLSKIKVVKKFVTGTPVDSTGVVFLLSPQLIAAPVSPKLTIKYPESVPWMMPAVVPPSKHQPPLTVKAASRNNTRPRSFVYFTGAHSSDSRVQEVAGSSTKDITIIHNRRKYTISAKSKARLKGHPGLVVHVRGMGVDTGQ, from the exons ATGACGCCGCTCTGG GGAGTCGTAGTGACTTGGAGCTTGCTGGTGCTGTGTCCAGGCATTGAGTCACATTCGACTGCGGCCCACCTTTGGCAGCGCCTCCGCCAGATGACCTTGCCCGGGAGACAACGTGACAGGCCGAGGCCCACGACGAGCATGTTCGCGCTGGAGCCGGACCTTCGTGGACCTTTTCTGTACGGTCGTGGTAACTTACCTAGGCTTCCCTGGCAGAAGTTATACGTGTACAACCGGCCTATGGGCTTCCGCCACTGGCGTCGTGAGAATCCACCATCCATGCGTGGCAGAAAGCTATCTAAGATCAAGGTAGTGAAGAAGTTTGTGACTGGAACCCCCGTAGACAGTACCGGTGTCGTATTTCTTCTGTCGCCTCAATTGATCGCAGCCCCAGTGTCACCTAAACTGACCATAAAATATCCTGAATCTGTTCCTTGGATGATGCCGGCAGTCGTCCCACCCAGCAAGCATCAGCCACCACTAACGGTGAAAGCAGCCTCAAGGAACAATACCCGGCCACGGTCCTTTGTGTACTTTACTGGGGCGCATTCTTCGGATTCACGTGTCCAAGAGGTAGCTGGTTCTAGCACGAAAGACATCACCATCATCCACAACAGGAGAAAGTACACCATCAGCGCAAAAAGCAAGGCGCGCCTAAAGGGACATCCAGGCCTTGTAGTCCATGTTAGAGGCATGGGAGTGGACACAGGACAATAA